One Streptococcus gallolyticus subsp. gallolyticus DSM 16831 DNA window includes the following coding sequences:
- a CDS encoding DNA repair protein, which produces MLDPKQLRKLKRSDLFELLVEQAKEIEELQERVNELEGKLQRREINLSEAGSIAEAALAISKVFDEAQAAANVYLNSVKRLAGASEEDSEKS; this is translated from the coding sequence GTGCTTGATCCAAAACAGTTAAGAAAGCTTAAACGTTCAGACTTATTTGAACTGTTAGTTGAGCAAGCAAAAGAAATCGAAGAGCTTCAAGAGCGTGTTAACGAATTAGAAGGCAAGCTGCAGCGTCGCGAGATTAATCTTTCTGAGGCAGGTTCGATTGCTGAAGCTGCGTTGGCTATCAGTAAAGTTTTCGATGAAGCTCAAGCGGCTGCGAATGTTTACCTTAATAGTGTAAAGCGTCTTGCGGGTGCGAGCGAAGAAGATAGTGAAAAATCGTAA